A part of Bosea sp. (in: a-proteobacteria) genomic DNA contains:
- a CDS encoding nucleotidyltransferase family protein: MGPSTFRPTHAMVLAAGLGQRMRPITDTLPKPLVAIGGKPMLDHALDRLAEVGVWEAVVNVHHLADRIEAHLEGRTAPRITISDERAALLETGGGVAKALPHLGAEPFFHINSDSLWVENGVSNLAALASAWAPERMDMLLLVADKARSLGYDGPGDFHKAPDGALTRRRPGEPAPCIYAGVAIIKPALLADAPAGRWSLNLLFDRLITQGRLHGHALDGEWLHVGTPEAIPAAEARFRAFAAS, encoded by the coding sequence ATGGGCCCGTCCACCTTCCGTCCCACCCACGCCATGGTGCTGGCCGCCGGCCTTGGCCAGCGCATGCGTCCCATCACGGACACGCTGCCCAAGCCGCTGGTGGCCATCGGCGGCAAGCCCATGCTCGATCATGCGCTCGACCGGCTGGCCGAGGTTGGCGTCTGGGAGGCGGTGGTGAACGTCCATCATCTGGCGGACCGCATCGAGGCGCATCTGGAGGGCCGCACCGCGCCGCGCATCACCATTTCGGATGAGCGCGCCGCGCTGCTTGAAACTGGCGGCGGGGTGGCCAAGGCACTGCCCCATCTCGGCGCCGAGCCCTTCTTTCACATCAACTCGGATTCGCTCTGGGTCGAGAACGGCGTCTCCAACCTCGCGGCGCTCGCGAGCGCCTGGGCGCCCGAGCGCATGGACATGCTGCTGCTGGTCGCGGACAAGGCGCGCTCGCTCGGCTATGACGGGCCAGGCGATTTCCACAAGGCCCCGGATGGCGCGCTCACGCGGCGACGGCCCGGAGAGCCCGCCCCTTGCATCTATGCCGGTGTGGCCATCATCAAGCCTGCCCTGCTGGCGGACGCTCCCGCAGGCCGCTGGAGCCTCAATCTGCTGTTCGACAGATTGATCACCCAAGGCCGCCTGCATGGCCACGCGCTGGATGGCGAGTGGCTGCATGTGGGCACGCCCGAGGCGATTCCCGCAGCCGAAGCCCGCTTCCGGGCCTTCGCCGCCTCATGA
- the addB gene encoding double-strand break repair protein AddB, translated as MSESHAGGPRARPNLYTIPAGEDFLPVLAEAVLADRLGLGLGGDDPASLGKLTLYLPTRRAARAFAAVLLAASGRKALIMPRLVPLGDPAEAELHDILSTPPDEAGLADDPAPIKLLSRQLLLARFIQSASVRPKTEGEAPAALSAASLGSAFALAGDLAALLDAMQAEDVPYERLLNLDAARFDEFWQVTARFLDILGKTWPGVLRERGEVDPVSWRNRLLDARSARLRAGGPGDPVIVAGSTGSMPATARLIAAVARQQRGAVVLPDLDLGADDAQWSALGTEAKARPDRAASHPQAMLVRLLDQMAAAREDVRSLRSATPCPARSLRRILAHEALRAPGSTEAWRDLEARLPAAGIAAAMADVTLVEAPDERLEGLTVALAIRRELDQPGRTVALVTPDRGLAERVALELGRWGVTIDDSAGQPLGRTLAGHALSLLLALLESGVSSRCLLELLHHPGIVLGLPKAQLAAARRAFEIGALRGARPFTGLEGLRAAMAGMPERVADHRAPRPRRSLGPDEMAAAAELAGRVEQALAPLLASASGTAFSLAGAVRALRSAIERLAATDDGEVAVYGAEDGQALQLLLDDLEAACADIAGNAEELARICRVAMAERVVRLRGREHPRVRLLGLIEARLMHADLVILGGLNEPVWPPGSVTDAFLNRAMLAELGLSSPERRVGQSAHDFIQAFAGSRVLLSRAAKAGGVLALPSRFWQRLDAVVPPDIWKQAHERGQGLVALAAALDTPAEVRPWRRPRPFPPAHLQPRRLSVTEVETLYRDPYAIHARRVLRLDPLEPMERALGASDRGQLLHGVMEAFARAWPSALPPDPLAALLALGTERFRPVMHEPDVAGFWWPRFCALAPDIVAWERQRHANLVRIGTELRIEAAIGLPAGGEIALSARADRIELMPDGSLAILDFKTGAPPSARQIAAGLAPQLLLEAALSERAPFVPAEPGDAQAPLGPAAASQALYVVLKPVKSALQTVDAAPALRLREVAREHLEGFVAMVSDFRSGARPYTSRFAAQFMRFDGDYDHLARVKEWSAAGHDSDEEAS; from the coding sequence ATGAGCGAAAGCCACGCCGGGGGGCCGCGCGCGAGGCCCAACCTCTACACCATCCCCGCGGGCGAGGATTTCCTGCCCGTGCTGGCCGAGGCCGTGCTGGCGGACCGGCTCGGTCTGGGGCTTGGCGGCGATGATCCCGCATCGCTGGGCAAGCTCACCCTTTACCTCCCCACCCGCCGCGCGGCACGCGCCTTCGCGGCCGTGCTGCTCGCCGCCAGTGGGCGCAAGGCGCTCATCATGCCGAGGCTGGTGCCGCTGGGCGATCCGGCCGAGGCCGAGCTGCACGACATCCTGTCGACCCCGCCGGACGAGGCGGGGCTGGCGGACGATCCGGCCCCCATCAAGCTCCTGTCGCGGCAGCTGCTGCTGGCCCGCTTCATCCAGAGCGCGAGCGTGCGGCCAAAGACGGAAGGAGAGGCGCCGGCGGCGCTCTCGGCCGCCTCGCTTGGCAGCGCCTTTGCGCTGGCTGGCGATCTCGCGGCGCTTCTCGACGCCATGCAGGCCGAGGATGTGCCCTATGAGCGGCTGCTCAACCTCGACGCCGCGCGCTTCGACGAATTCTGGCAGGTCACGGCGCGCTTTCTCGACATTCTGGGCAAGACCTGGCCCGGCGTCCTGCGCGAGCGGGGCGAAGTGGACCCGGTGTCCTGGCGCAACCGGCTGCTCGATGCGCGCAGCGCGCGGCTGAGGGCGGGCGGACCTGGCGATCCCGTCATCGTCGCGGGCTCGACCGGCTCCATGCCGGCCACGGCCCGCCTCATCGCGGCGGTGGCGCGGCAACAGCGCGGGGCCGTGGTCCTGCCCGATCTGGACCTCGGGGCGGACGATGCGCAGTGGTCGGCGCTGGGCACCGAGGCGAAGGCGCGCCCTGATCGCGCCGCCAGCCACCCGCAGGCCATGCTGGTGCGGCTGCTCGACCAGATGGCGGCGGCGCGCGAGGATGTGCGCAGCCTGCGCTCGGCCACGCCCTGCCCGGCGCGGAGCCTGCGGCGCATCCTCGCCCATGAGGCCTTGCGCGCGCCCGGCAGCACCGAGGCCTGGCGCGATCTCGAAGCCCGGCTTCCCGCCGCCGGCATCGCCGCTGCCATGGCCGACGTCACGCTTGTCGAGGCGCCCGACGAGCGTCTGGAAGGGTTGACCGTCGCGCTCGCCATCCGCCGGGAGCTCGACCAGCCGGGCCGGACCGTCGCCCTCGTCACACCCGATCGAGGCCTCGCGGAGCGCGTTGCGCTCGAGCTCGGGCGCTGGGGCGTCACCATCGATGATTCCGCCGGCCAGCCGCTGGGCCGGACGCTCGCCGGCCACGCTCTGTCGCTGCTGCTGGCCTTGCTGGAAAGCGGCGTGTCCTCGCGCTGCCTGCTTGAGCTGCTGCATCATCCCGGCATCGTCCTCGGCTTGCCGAAAGCGCAGCTCGCGGCGGCGCGCCGCGCCTTCGAGATCGGCGCGTTGCGCGGAGCGCGGCCCTTCACCGGGCTTGAGGGCCTGCGCGCCGCCATGGCCGGGATGCCCGAGCGAGTGGCCGACCATCGCGCGCCGCGCCCGCGCCGCAGCCTCGGCCCGGACGAGATGGCCGCGGCGGCCGAACTCGCCGGCCGGGTCGAACAGGCGCTCGCCCCCCTCCTCGCCAGCGCCTCCGGCACAGCCTTCAGCCTCGCCGGCGCGGTCCGCGCCCTGCGCTCCGCGATCGAGCGGCTGGCCGCGACCGATGACGGCGAGGTCGCCGTCTATGGCGCGGAGGATGGCCAAGCCCTCCAGCTCTTGCTCGATGACCTGGAGGCGGCCTGCGCCGATATCGCCGGGAATGCCGAGGAGCTTGCCCGCATCTGCCGCGTCGCCATGGCCGAGCGCGTGGTGCGCCTGCGCGGACGCGAGCATCCGCGCGTCAGGCTGCTGGGTCTCATCGAGGCCAGGCTGATGCATGCCGATCTGGTCATCCTTGGGGGGCTCAACGAGCCCGTCTGGCCGCCCGGCTCGGTCACCGATGCCTTTCTCAACCGGGCCATGCTGGCCGAGCTTGGCCTGTCCTCGCCCGAGCGGCGCGTGGGCCAGAGCGCCCATGACTTCATCCAGGCCTTCGCCGGCTCCCGCGTCCTGCTCTCCCGCGCCGCAAAGGCCGGCGGCGTGCTGGCGCTTCCCTCGCGTTTCTGGCAGCGGCTCGATGCCGTCGTCCCGCCGGACATCTGGAAGCAAGCCCATGAGCGCGGGCAGGGCCTTGTGGCGCTTGCGGCGGCCCTCGACACGCCGGCCGAGGTCAGGCCATGGCGCAGGCCAAGGCCCTTTCCGCCTGCCCACCTCCAGCCCCGGCGCCTGAGCGTCACCGAGGTGGAGACGCTTTACCGCGATCCTTACGCCATCCATGCCCGTCGCGTGCTGCGCCTCGACCCCCTGGAGCCGATGGAGCGCGCGCTGGGCGCATCCGATCGCGGGCAGCTTCTCCATGGCGTGATGGAGGCGTTCGCCCGCGCCTGGCCCTCAGCGCTGCCGCCCGACCCGCTGGCGGCCCTGCTCGCGCTCGGCACGGAGCGTTTCCGGCCGGTGATGCACGAGCCCGATGTGGCCGGCTTCTGGTGGCCACGCTTCTGCGCGCTCGCCCCCGACATCGTGGCCTGGGAGCGCCAGCGCCACGCCAACCTCGTGCGCATCGGCACCGAGCTGCGCATCGAGGCTGCGATCGGCCTGCCTGCAGGCGGGGAGATCGCCTTGTCTGCCCGCGCCGACCGCATCGAGCTGATGCCCGATGGCAGCCTCGCCATTCTCGACTTCAAGACCGGCGCCCCGCCCTCCGCTCGGCAGATCGCAGCCGGTCTCGCCCCGCAGCTCCTGCTGGAGGCCGCCCTGTCCGAGCGCGCCCCCTTCGTGCCGGCCGAGCCCGGCGATGCGCAGGCGCCGCTGGGTCCCGCCGCTGCGAGCCAGGCGCTCTATGTCGTGCTCAAGCCGGTGAAGTCCGCGCTGCAGACGGTCGATGCAGCCCCGGCCTTGCGGCTGCGGGAGGTTGCGCGCGAGCACCTCGAAGGCTTCGTGGCGATGGTTTCGGATTTCCGCTCGGGCGCGCGGCCCTACACCTCGCGCTTCGCGGCGCAGTTCATGCGGTTTGACGGGGATTACGACCATCTTGCCCGTGTGAAGGAGTGGTCCGCTGCCGGCCATGACAGCGATGAGGAGGCGTCATGA
- the addA gene encoding double-strand break repair helicase AddA gives MSAASPARRVIAVPPATLELQRRAYDPEASAWVSANAGSGKTTVLVRRVLRLMLSGAAPERILCLTYTAAAAATMADRLFGTLRAWVRLDDAALDAALVDLFDRQPAAAERVRARQLFAEALETPGGLKIQTIHAFCTRILQSAPFEAGIPAHFEVISTTDKAAAIEAAVTRTLMKASDDADALKASLDRIALAVDDRRFRELIDRALAASGSLIAPDGSVRPFDDIRSELATALGVDPAWTLEQVEEEGLAAIEGAMDFRDALAAVLGFGSPTEKAKWTALAADHQRAPNVSARLDIWRGVLCKGDGQLLARAFTKPVLAGAPAIAARVDATCAAYLAFRERLNAFTIYDLSASLFGLARLILADYDAAKRRMAALDFGDLIAATRRLFDNTRAAWLLYKLDAGLDHLLVDEAQDTSRDQWSILNALTGEFLAGLGQRDPRLMRTIFAVGDEKQSIYGFQGAAPAEFGRQRSELRRAHEEMDRPFRDVPLTVSFRSTRDVIRAVDAVFAQPAAFKGLSHDPAVTGTVHETIHGELCGAVDLWDLIEPDPGEDELVWRRPVDAPDRQAPILTLARTIASTIRRWMDDGVDDLGRAFRPSDALVLMPRRNVTFGAIVRALKEADVPVAGMDRLQLATHIAVQDLIALGRAALLPEDDLTLAVVLKSPLIGLDDDDLLRLAPGRPGSLRAALGESGHERDRRAEALLARIEPMATHMGPFAFYNRILSEMGGRKAMLGRLGAEAADAIDAFLVRALEHEQRDGPSLACFLSAVEASSDDVKRDLAVAAGEVRVMTVHGAKGLEAATVFIADIGMLPQGSQMHGPLMAVPLPGANSTRSVTVWAPRTADDCAASAEARDRVREQASEEHHRQLYVAMTRAENRLILCGVRPGRGSIAESWYGLVESGLAASPEGLAAIEPLPNGIGRRRFKVTPPQAAEQPAAAAVSGSADRGHSVALPDWALAPAPPEALTEPPLAPAHALAAADRADRQADQPGRQALMAAAAERGRFVHLLLQWLPAAAPEHMRAVALRLAARHLPGAPDAERERLIDQTLAVMASQEARGLFAEGSIAEVEIGGEIPTASGPRTVSGRIDRLLVRDDHVVLADFKTSQRPPRDSTQIGAQTLAQLAAYRALLRALYPGRPIRALAIYTAGPLVVEPTAEQLDEALDALTGL, from the coding sequence ATGAGCGCCGCGTCCCCCGCCCGCCGCGTCATCGCCGTGCCTCCCGCGACGCTGGAGTTGCAGCGGCGCGCCTATGATCCCGAGGCCAGCGCCTGGGTCTCCGCCAATGCGGGCTCGGGAAAGACCACGGTGCTGGTCCGCCGCGTGCTGAGGCTGATGCTCAGCGGAGCCGCGCCCGAGCGCATCCTGTGCCTCACCTATACGGCGGCGGCCGCCGCCACCATGGCCGACCGGCTCTTCGGCACGCTGCGCGCCTGGGTCAGGCTGGATGATGCGGCGCTCGATGCGGCGCTGGTCGACCTGTTCGACCGCCAGCCCGCCGCCGCCGAGCGCGTGCGGGCGCGCCAGCTCTTCGCCGAGGCCCTCGAGACGCCGGGCGGACTCAAGATCCAGACCATCCACGCCTTCTGCACGCGAATCCTGCAGAGTGCGCCCTTCGAGGCGGGCATCCCGGCGCACTTCGAGGTGATCAGCACCACCGACAAGGCCGCCGCCATCGAGGCTGCCGTCACGCGCACCCTGATGAAGGCCAGCGATGATGCCGATGCGCTCAAGGCGTCGCTCGACCGCATAGCGCTGGCCGTCGACGATCGCCGCTTCCGCGAGCTGATCGACCGGGCGCTCGCCGCATCGGGCAGCCTGATCGCGCCGGATGGCTCGGTGCGTCCGTTCGACGACATCAGGTCCGAACTTGCCACCGCGCTCGGTGTCGATCCCGCCTGGACCCTTGAACAGGTGGAGGAAGAGGGCCTGGCCGCCATCGAAGGGGCGATGGACTTTCGCGACGCCCTGGCGGCGGTGCTCGGCTTCGGCTCGCCGACCGAGAAGGCCAAGTGGACCGCGCTCGCCGCCGATCACCAGCGCGCGCCGAATGTCTCCGCCAGGCTCGACATCTGGCGCGGCGTCCTGTGCAAGGGCGACGGGCAGTTGCTGGCCAGGGCCTTCACCAAGCCTGTGCTCGCCGGCGCGCCTGCCATTGCAGCCCGCGTCGACGCCACATGCGCGGCCTATCTCGCCTTCCGCGAGCGCCTGAACGCCTTCACCATCTATGATCTCAGCGCCAGCCTGTTCGGCCTCGCTCGGCTCATCCTCGCTGATTACGACGCCGCCAAGCGGCGCATGGCGGCGCTCGACTTCGGCGACCTGATCGCAGCCACGCGCAGGCTGTTCGACAACACGCGCGCCGCCTGGCTGCTCTACAAGCTCGACGCCGGCCTCGATCACCTTCTGGTGGACGAGGCGCAGGACACCAGCCGCGACCAGTGGAGCATCCTCAATGCGCTCACCGGCGAATTCCTCGCGGGCCTCGGCCAGCGCGACCCGCGCCTGATGCGCACCATCTTCGCCGTAGGCGACGAGAAGCAGTCGATCTATGGCTTCCAGGGCGCGGCTCCGGCCGAGTTCGGACGCCAGCGCAGCGAACTCAGGCGAGCCCATGAGGAGATGGACCGCCCCTTCAGGGATGTGCCCCTCACCGTGTCCTTCCGCTCGACGCGCGATGTGATCCGCGCGGTCGATGCGGTCTTCGCCCAGCCGGCCGCGTTCAAGGGCCTGTCGCATGATCCGGCCGTGACCGGCACGGTCCATGAGACGATCCATGGCGAGCTGTGCGGAGCGGTGGACCTGTGGGACCTGATCGAGCCCGATCCGGGCGAGGACGAACTGGTCTGGCGCCGGCCCGTCGATGCGCCCGATCGTCAGGCCCCGATCCTCACCCTGGCCCGCACCATCGCCTCGACAATCCGCCGCTGGATGGATGATGGCGTTGACGATCTGGGTCGGGCCTTCCGCCCCAGCGATGCGCTGGTGCTGATGCCGCGCCGCAACGTAACCTTCGGCGCCATCGTCCGCGCGCTCAAGGAGGCCGACGTCCCCGTGGCGGGCATGGACCGGCTCCAGCTCGCCACCCACATCGCGGTGCAGGATCTCATCGCGCTGGGCCGCGCCGCGCTCCTGCCCGAGGATGACCTGACCCTCGCCGTGGTGCTCAAATCGCCCCTGATCGGCCTCGATGACGACGATCTGCTGCGGCTGGCTCCCGGCCGGCCGGGCTCCCTGCGCGCGGCGCTGGGCGAATCCGGCCATGAGCGGGACCGCAGGGCCGAGGCGCTGCTGGCGCGGATCGAGCCCATGGCCACGCATATGGGCCCCTTCGCCTTCTACAACCGCATCCTGTCGGAGATGGGCGGTCGCAAGGCCATGCTCGGCCGCCTCGGCGCCGAGGCCGCCGACGCGATCGACGCCTTCCTGGTCCGCGCCCTCGAGCACGAGCAGCGTGACGGCCCCTCGCTCGCCTGCTTCCTCAGCGCGGTCGAGGCCAGCAGCGACGACGTCAAGCGCGACCTCGCCGTGGCGGCGGGTGAGGTCCGGGTCATGACCGTGCATGGCGCCAAGGGGCTGGAAGCGGCCACCGTGTTCATCGCCGACATCGGCATGCTTCCCCAGGGGAGCCAGATGCACGGGCCGCTGATGGCTGTGCCCCTGCCCGGCGCCAACAGCACCCGCTCTGTGACGGTCTGGGCGCCCCGCACCGCTGATGACTGCGCGGCCTCTGCCGAAGCGCGGGACCGGGTGCGCGAGCAGGCGAGCGAGGAGCATCACCGCCAGCTTTACGTGGCCATGACCCGCGCCGAGAACCGGCTGATCCTGTGCGGCGTGCGCCCCGGGCGGGGCAGCATCGCCGAGTCCTGGTATGGCCTCGTCGAAAGCGGGCTCGCCGCCAGTCCCGAGGGGCTGGCCGCCATCGAGCCGCTGCCGAACGGGATCGGCCGCCGCCGCTTCAAGGTCACGCCGCCTCAGGCTGCGGAGCAGCCCGCCGCGGCTGCGGTTTCAGGGTCTGCGGATCGTGGCCATTCCGTCGCGCTGCCTGATTGGGCGCTGGCGCCGGCCCCGCCCGAAGCGCTGACCGAGCCTCCGCTCGCTCCCGCCCATGCTCTTGCGGCAGCGGACCGCGCCGACCGGCAGGCCGATCAGCCCGGCCGGCAGGCGCTGATGGCCGCGGCGGCCGAGCGCGGGCGCTTCGTGCATCTGCTTTTGCAATGGCTGCCGGCCGCCGCTCCCGAGCACATGCGCGCGGTCGCGCTACGCCTTGCCGCGCGGCATCTGCCTGGCGCTCCTGATGCGGAGCGCGAGCGCCTGATCGACCAGACGCTGGCTGTGATGGCCAGCCAGGAGGCGCGCGGCCTGTTTGCGGAAGGTTCCATTGCCGAGGTCGAAATCGGCGGCGAGATCCCGACGGCATCGGGTCCGCGCACCGTCTCCGGCCGCATCGACCGGCTCCTGGTGCGCGATGATCATGTCGTGCTCGCCGATTTCAAGACCAGCCAGCGCCCGCCGCGCGACAGCACGCAGATCGGGGCGCAGACGCTGGCCCAGCTGGCCGCCTACCGCGCCCTGCTGCGCGCGCTCTATCCTGGCCGCCCGATCAGGGCGCTGGCCATCTACACGGCGGGACCGCTTGTGGTTGAGCCGACGGCTGAGCAGCTCGACGAGGCCCTGGACGCGCTGACGGGTCTGTGA
- the trxA gene encoding thioredoxin, with protein MSAATKVTDASFEADVLGSSEPVVVDFWAEWCGPCRMIAPALDEIATEMAGKVKIVKLNVDENPAVSARFGIRSIPTLMVFKGGKLVAQKAGAAPKSDLSKWISASAAV; from the coding sequence ATGAGCGCCGCCACCAAGGTCACTGACGCCAGTTTCGAAGCAGACGTGCTGGGCTCCTCCGAGCCGGTCGTCGTCGATTTCTGGGCTGAATGGTGCGGCCCCTGCCGCATGATCGCGCCCGCGCTGGACGAGATAGCCACCGAAATGGCGGGCAAGGTCAAGATCGTGAAGCTGAATGTCGATGAGAACCCGGCGGTGTCGGCCAGGTTCGGCATCCGCTCCATCCCGACACTGATGGTGTTCAAGGGCGGCAAGCTGGTTGCGCAGAAGGCCGGCGCCGCGCCCAAGAGCGATCTGTCCAAGTGGATCAGCGCCAGCGCCGCGGTCTGA
- a CDS encoding penicillin-binding protein 1A has product MADRTRREPTFGEGRPRRGPAHEELRLSPDDRAVPTGRGSRRGGQGGRHGGGSRRDGDAPQPSGRRRKRRRSFLGGVVYWTFVLGLWAAMGLGGFIAYHAAQLPPIDQLTVPKRPPNIAILSADGALIANRGETGGRSVNIRELPVHLPRAFIAIEDRRFYSHFGLDPIGIMRAMVRNLTQRGVAQGGSTLTQQLAKNLFLTQDRTLSRKAQEAILAVWLERTYSKDQILELYLNRVYFGSGAYGVEAASQRYFGKSARSVSVAEAAMLAGLVQAPSRLAPNRNPQAAERRAQFVIAAMVDQGFITDGSAKAALVQPAEAVEREGANTIAYAADYVMDVLDDFIGTIEGDVTVLTSIDPRVQAAAEASLVEALAREGARQGVSQGAVVAMAPDGALQALVGGRSYARSQFNRATAARRQPGSSFKPFVYLAAIEAGLTPDTIRDDSPVTIRGWSPDNFSRDHRGPVTLQTALSLSLNTVAVKLGQEVGPRSVVRVAQRLGIASPLQPHASLPLGTSEVTPLELTAAYAAFANGGQAVTPYVIREVRAANGKVIYKREGSGIGRVIDRGRLAMMNAMMRETLLTGTGRKADVPGWEAAGKTGTTQDFRDAWFVGYTGRMVAAVWLGNDDNSPMRRVSGGGLPSEIWGRFMRAALQGAQPQPLPGGLWRNAPDAGTGIGAPMASAPNDTRPIPPGAVGGPVRPAAAPQERSLFERLFGS; this is encoded by the coding sequence ATGGCTGACCGGACACGGCGTGAGCCGACCTTTGGCGAGGGCAGGCCCCGGCGCGGTCCGGCGCATGAGGAACTGCGCCTGTCGCCTGATGACCGCGCCGTGCCGACCGGGCGCGGCTCGCGGCGCGGCGGGCAGGGCGGCAGGCATGGCGGCGGCTCCAGGCGCGATGGCGATGCGCCGCAGCCAAGCGGGCGCCGGCGCAAGCGGCGGCGCTCCTTTCTCGGCGGCGTCGTCTACTGGACGTTCGTGCTGGGCCTCTGGGCCGCGATGGGGCTTGGCGGCTTCATAGCCTATCACGCGGCGCAGCTGCCCCCCATCGACCAGCTCACGGTGCCCAAGCGGCCGCCCAACATCGCCATTCTCTCGGCCGACGGCGCGCTGATCGCCAATCGCGGGGAGACGGGCGGGCGCAGCGTCAACATCCGCGAATTGCCCGTGCACCTGCCGCGGGCCTTCATCGCCATCGAGGACCGGCGTTTCTACAGTCATTTCGGCCTCGATCCGATCGGCATCATGCGCGCCATGGTGCGCAACCTCACCCAGCGGGGCGTGGCGCAGGGCGGCTCCACGCTGACCCAGCAGCTCGCCAAGAACCTCTTCCTCACCCAGGACCGCACCCTCTCGCGCAAGGCGCAGGAGGCCATTCTGGCGGTCTGGCTGGAGCGCACCTATTCCAAGGACCAGATCCTCGAGCTTTACCTCAACCGCGTCTATTTCGGCTCCGGCGCCTATGGCGTGGAGGCGGCGTCGCAGCGCTATTTCGGAAAGTCCGCCCGCTCGGTGAGCGTGGCCGAGGCGGCCATGCTGGCGGGGCTGGTGCAGGCGCCCTCGCGCCTCGCCCCCAACCGCAACCCCCAGGCTGCGGAGCGGCGCGCGCAGTTCGTCATCGCGGCCATGGTGGACCAGGGCTTCATCACCGATGGATCGGCCAAGGCCGCGCTCGTGCAGCCCGCCGAGGCGGTGGAGCGCGAAGGCGCCAACACCATCGCCTATGCCGCCGACTACGTGATGGACGTGCTCGATGATTTCATCGGCACGATCGAGGGCGACGTCACCGTCCTGACATCTATCGATCCGCGTGTGCAGGCTGCTGCCGAGGCGTCGCTGGTCGAGGCGCTGGCCAGGGAAGGCGCCCGGCAGGGCGTGAGCCAGGGCGCTGTTGTCGCCATGGCGCCCGATGGAGCGTTGCAGGCGCTGGTCGGGGGACGCAGCTACGCGCGCAGCCAGTTCAACCGCGCCACGGCGGCGCGCCGCCAGCCGGGCTCGTCCTTCAAGCCCTTCGTCTATCTCGCCGCCATCGAGGCCGGCCTGACGCCCGACACGATCCGGGATGATTCGCCCGTCACCATCCGGGGCTGGTCGCCCGACAACTTCTCGCGGGATCACCGTGGCCCCGTCACCTTGCAGACCGCGCTGTCGCTGTCGCTCAACACGGTCGCGGTCAAGCTCGGGCAGGAAGTCGGGCCGCGGTCCGTGGTGCGCGTCGCCCAGCGCCTCGGCATCGCCTCGCCGCTTCAGCCCCACGCCTCGCTGCCGCTTGGCACCTCGGAGGTCACCCCGCTGGAGCTGACAGCCGCCTATGCCGCCTTCGCCAATGGCGGGCAGGCGGTCACGCCGTATGTCATCCGCGAGGTCCGCGCCGCCAATGGCAAGGTCATCTACAAGCGTGAAGGCTCCGGCATCGGCCGCGTGATCGACCGGGGGCGCCTCGCCATGATGAATGCGATGATGCGCGAGACCCTGCTGACCGGCACCGGGCGCAAGGCTGACGTGCCCGGCTGGGAAGCTGCCGGCAAGACCGGCACCACCCAGGATTTCCGTGATGCCTGGTTCGTGGGCTACACCGGCCGCATGGTCGCGGCGGTCTGGCTCGGCAATGATGACAACAGCCCGATGCGGCGCGTCTCGGGCGGGGGGCTGCCCTCGGAGATATGGGGCCGCTTCATGCGCGCCGCGCTGCAGGGCGCGCAGCCCCAGCCGCTGCCCGGCGGGCTCTGGCGCAACGCCCCCGACGCCGGCACGGGTATCGGCGCGCCGATGGCCAGCGCGCCCAACGACACCCGGCCCATTCCGCCCGGCGCGGTGGGCGGCCCTGTCCGCCCGGCCGCCGCGCCGCAGGAGCGCTCCCTGTTCGAGCGTCTGTTCGGCAGCTGA